The following DNA comes from Streptomyces sp. NBC_00273.
TCGGTCGTCGACGCCGCCACGGGCACGGGCTTCCCGGTGCGCTTGGCCTCCACGAGCGCCGCGTCCTCCGCGGCCTCCCGTTCGGTCGTCGGCCGCTTCGGCGGCGTCTGAGCGGCGGGTGCGCCGGATGCGCCGGATGCGGCCGGTGCTGCCGGCTTGCCCGCCGCCGGTGCCTTGCCCGCCGCCGGTGCCGCCGAAGCGGCTGGTGCTGCGCCGACGGACGTGATGGGCAGGGCCAGTGTGACCAGCCCCGCAATGGCGATCGGCCAGCTGGCTGGTCGCCTCTTTCTCAGTGTGCCCCCCACGGCAAACTCCCCAGTCTGATTGCTGCCTGTCAACTGGGCGTGAACGCTAACAGCCCCTTTGGCATATCCCCCGCGGGTGCGAATATGGAATCGAATATTCCTTGGAATTTATTCCCACAATCGTGATCAATTGACTGATGCAAACGAGTCATCCCCCGGGTCGGCGGGCCCTTTTCGGACATCTTTGCGGCGTGGGCGTGTCGGTGGAGCACGCCTTGTCCGAATTGATCTGCATTTTGCGATTTGCTAACACGCTAGGCTCCCAGGCCAATTGATCTACTCGGCGACCGTGGGGGGAATGCCGTGTCGGTACCAGCGGCTTGGTTTCGGCCAGTAAGAAGAAACGCGAAGATTGAACAGCGCATCGCAATCTCCGTATTGATGGCACTCTCACTGGTCGTGGGCTCGGGCACCGCCCAAGCCGCACAGTGGCAGCCCAAAGAGAAAAGCCGCTGGTCACCAGGGGTGTTAGAGAAAACGGAATCGGTCCCCGGAAAGAGCGTCTCGAAATCGGACGCAAAGGCTCCGAAAGGGGACGGGGCGAGGGCCTGGAGCCCGAAGGACGTGTATTGGCCACCCGCCTCGCAGGCCGAGGTGGATCTGGGCGCCGCGCGACCCGCCCCTCCCCGTGGTTCGCTGCTCAGGGCGCCCGCACCCTCCGACGTCCCGGCGGCTCCCGCTGCTGACCCGAGCCGCGCGGGCGCTGCTCCCGTCTGGGTGAGTCCCGCCCCTGCCAAGGGCGCGCCGCGCACCGGCAAGGCCGCGGTGCAGCTCACGGACCGGTCGGCCGCGGAGAAGGCCGGCGTCCAGGGCCTGCTGCTCGCGGTCCGGCCGGCCGGGGAATCGGTGCAGGGCGGCCCGGTCAAGGTTTCGGTGGACGTCTCGTTCATCGCGGGGGCCTTCGGTGGCGACTGGCTCTCCCGCGCCCGCCTCGTCGCCCTCCCCGAGTGTGCCCTGACCACTCCCGAGCGCGCCGAGTGCCGTACGCAGACGCCCCTGCAGACCGCCAGGGACGGCGACCGCGCCGGGCTGCTCAGCGCGGAGGTGGCCCTCGGCGGAGCCTCCGCACAGGGCGGTGCACGTGCGAGCGCCGCCTCGGGCGGCCCGGGCGGGGCGACCGTGATCGCCGCGTCGGCGGCCCCGGGCGGCCCCGCAGGTACGTACGCGGCCACCAGCCTGGCGCCCTCGGGCAAGTGGGCCGGCGGCGGGAGCGCGGGAGGGTTCTCCTGGTCGTACCCGATCGCGGTGCCCGACGGACTGGGCGGCGCCAAGCCCACCGTCTCCCTCGCCTACAGCTCCCAGTCCGTTGACGGCCGTACCGCTGCCACCAACAACCAGGCCTCGTGGGTCGGTGAGGGCTGGGACTACTCGCCCGGCTTCGTCGAACGGGTCTTCAAGCCGTGCGCCAAGGACGGTCAGGCCGAATCGAGCGAGCAGTGCCTGGCCGGCCACAACGCAGTCCTCTCCTTGAACGGCAAGTCCTCGCCCCTGGTGCGGAACGACGCGACCGGCGACTGGCGGCTCGAGGACGACGACGCGTCGAAGGTCGAGCGGCTCACCGGCGCGGCCAACGGCGACAACAACGGCGAGTACTGGAAGGTGACCACTGCGGACGGCACCCAGTACTACTTCGGTGTGGGCCGCAAGCCGGGCAGCACCACCGCCCCGCCGACCAACTCCGCCTGGACCACACCGGTCTACGGCAACAACGCCGGCGAGGAGTGCCACCAGTCCACCTTCGCCGCGTCCTGGTGCCAGCAGGCCTGGCGCTGGAACCTCGACTTCGTCGTCGACCCGCGCGGTGGGGTGATCACCCATTCGTACGACACGGAAACCAATCACTACAAGCGCGGAGCGTCGGAGGCGACGCCCAAGGGCGATCTCACCCCGTACGTCCGTGGCGGCAACCTCGCCAAGATCACCTATGGCTCGAAGCTGACCGACGCGGACACCGTCAAGCCGACCGCCCAGGTGGTCTTCGGCACGTCCGAGCGCTGCCTTCCGGAAAAGGACGGCTTCGACTGCGCCCCGGCCAAACTGACCAAGGCCAACGCAACGAAGTGGCCCGACGTCCCCTTCGACCAGAACTGCGCGAGCACCGGCACCTGCGAGAACTATTCCGCCACGTTCTGGACCACCAAACGCCTCACCAAGATCACTACGCAGGTTCTGAACGCCGGCGGCGGTTACGACGACGTCGACGTCTACGAGCTCAAGCACGAGTTCCCCAACCCGGAAGACCACACGGCGCCCGCCCTGTGGCTCGCCTCGCTGACCCGCACCGGTCATGACGGCGAAGTCACGCTCGAGACCAAGCCCATCACCTTCACCGGCGCGTTGAAGAACAACCGCGTCGATTCCAGTGCCGACAACAGGCCCGCGATGAACCGACGCCGCATCGTCGGCATCACCTCCGAAACGGGCCAGGTCATCGACGTCGGATACGCGGACCCGGACTGCGCGCCGGGCGCCGGCCTGCCGTCCTCGAAGGACGCCAACACCACCCGCTGCTACCCGGTCTACTGGAACCCGGACGAGAAGAGCCCGAACGATCCGACCCTGGACTGGTTCCACAAGTACGTCGTCACCCGAGTCACCGAACTCGACCCCTTCGGCGGCTCCAGGCCCAAGGAGACGCGCTACGAGTACGTCGGCGGCGCCGCCTGGCACCGGGACGACGAGGAACTGACCGAGGACAAGCGCCGCACCTGGAACCAGTTCCGCGGCTACGAGCAGGTCATCACCCGCACCGGTACCGCCCCCGACGCCGTCTCCAAGACCGCGACGTTCTACCTGCGCGGCATGGACGGCGACGTCAAGGCCGACGGCACCAAGCGCACCGCCACCTTCACCGGCCTCACGGGCAGCCCGGTCAAGGACAGCAACCCGTTCGCCGGCACCGTCCGCGAAACCCAGACCTTCGCATCCGACGGCGGCGAACTCGTCACCGTGGCCAAGAAGGAGCCGTGGCTCTCCGCCGCCACCGCCACGCACAGCCGTGGCACGAAGCTTCCCGCGCTCACGGCACAGATGCAGCGCGAGGGCTCTTCCCAGGAGAAGAAGCTGCGCGCCGACAAGACGTGGCAGACCACCTCGGAGACCGTGAAGTACGACGACACGTACGGCATGGAGATCTCGAACCTGGACCGGGCGGACGGCTTCCCGGACACCTGCACCGTGACGTCCTACGCCCGGAACACCGCGGCCTGGATGCTCGACCGCGTGTCCGAAACCATCGAAACGCGGGGCAGCGACTGCGCCGCCACCGCAACCGAGGCGAACACCCTCAGCCGCAACCGCACGTACTACGACGGCCAGCCCCACGGCACCCTCACCGGCGCCGGCCAGGTCACCAGCACCGAGGAACTGGACCGCTTCGAAGCCGGCCAGCCGAAGTACAGCCCGAAGGGCAGCACCACGTACGACGCCTACGGCCGTGTCACCAGTGCCACGGACGCCGTCGGCGCCAAGACCACGACGGCGTACGAGCCGGCCGCACCGGCCCGTGCCACCACGGTCAAGGTCACCAACGCCAAGGACTGGACCACCACGACCACCCTGCACCCGCTGCGCGCGGTGCCGGTCAAGACCGTGGACCAGAACGACCGCACCACGGAGCTGACCTACGACCCGCTCGGCAGGACCACGGCCGTCTGGCTGCCCGGCCGCGCACGCGGCGCGAGCGCCAGCAAGACCTTCACGTACGACCTCACCAACACCGCCGCCAGCTCCGTCACCACACGGACGCTCCGCGCGAACCAGTCGTACGCGACGTCCATCGCCATCTTCGACGCGTTCGGACAGCAGGTCCAGGTCCAGTCGACCCCGCAGAACGGAGCGGCGACCACCCGCCTGATCGCGGACACGTACTACGACAGCCACGGCCGTGCCTTCAAGACCAACGAGTCCTACGTCAACGCCACGTCCGACCCGGTGAAGACCCGTTTCGTCCCCGACGAGAACATGGTTCCGAGCCAGAACGGCACCCTCTACGACGGCCTCGGCCGTCCGGTCGCCAAGACCTTCTCGTCCAAGGCGATCGAGCAGTGGCGCACCACCATCGCCTACCCCGGTGCCGACCGCACCGACACCACCCCGCCGAAGGGGGAGACGGCCAGCAGCGTCCTCACCGATGCCCTCGGGCACACGGCCGAACGGCGCAAGTACAAGGGGACCAAGCCCGAGGGCGACTTCGACGCCACCCGGTACGCGTACAACACCGAAGGCAAACTGACCGGGATCACCGACCCGGCCGGCAACGCCTGGAGCTACGAGTTCGACCTCCGGGGCCGCCAGATCCGCTCGGTGGACCCCGACAAGGGCGCCGCGACCGTCACCTACGACGACGCCGGCCGTCCCGTCTCCGCCGTCGACGCCCGGGGCACCAAGGTCTTCACCAGCTACGACGTCCTCGGCCGCCCCACCTCCCGCAACCTGAACACCGCCGACGGCACCAAACTGGCCACCTACGAGTACGACACCCTGCTCCCCGGTCAGCCCACGGCCTCCACCAGCTGGGTGGACGGCAAGCCCTGGCGGCAGGAAACCACCAGCTATGACGTCGGCTACCGACCCACCGGAACCAAGCTGACCGTCCCCGCCGGGGAAGGCGACCTCACCGGCACCTACACCTCGGAGACCACCTACGACCCCATCACCGGACTGGAGCGCCGCACCACACTGCCCGCCATGGGCGGTCTGCCCAAGGAGCGCCTCTACACCGGCCGCAACGACAACGGTCTTCCCACCTCCTACGGATCGGACAACGACGACTACGTCAACTTCACCGACTACGACGAGTTCGGCACGGTGAAGCGCACGACCTTCGGAGACGACCCGCGTCAGGTGAGCTTCACCCAGACCCGTGACCCCGCCACCGGACGCCTCCTGAACACCCAGCTCAAGAAGCAGGATTCGAGCACCCCGGTCGACATCACCGACTACACCTACAACCCGGTCGGCGACGTCACCTCGGTGACCAGCACCCAGGGCGCCGCACGCGAAACCCAATGCTTCACGCACGACTACCAGCGCCGCCTGACCCAGGCCTGGACCGACACCGGCACGACCACGACCCAGCCCGGGCCGTCCGTCCCCGGAATCGGCGGCTGCACCAACGCCGCACCCCAGCCGGGCAAGATCGGCGGCTTCGCCCCGTACCACCAGTCCTTCACCTACGACGTGACCGGCAACCGCACCTCCTCCACCGACCACGACCCGGCCGGCGACACGGCCAAGACCGTCACCACCACCCACACCTACCCGGCGCCCGGCGCCCCGCGCCCCCACGCCCCGACCTCCACCACCAAGACCACCGGCACCGGCCCCTCCGTCACCAAGCCCACCACCTACGACGCGGCCGGCAACACCCTCACCCGCCCTGACGCCACGGACACCGGCCAGACGCTGACCTGGACGCCCGAAGGCAAACTCGCCTCGGCCACCACCGCTGCCGGTACGTCCAGCTACCTCTACGACGCCAACGGCAACAGGCTGCTGCGCAAGGACCCGGGCAAGACCACCCTGTACCTCGGCTCGAACGAACTCACCCTCAACACCACCGCGAACACGGTGTCCGGCACCCGCTACTACTCCACCCCCGGCGGGACCACCATCGTCCGCACCTCCGAGGGCAAGCTCGCTTACATCGCCGCCGACCACCACAACACCGGCACCACCACCGTCGACGCCACGACCCTCCAGGTCCAGCGCCGCGCGACCAAGCCGTTCGGCGAAGACCGCGGCGCGGGGCCGGCCACCTGGCCCGGCGAACGCGGCTTCGTCGGAGGCACGCAGGACAAGAGCACCGGCCTCACCCACCTCGGAGCCCGCGAATACGACCCGCTCATCGGCCGGTTCATCTCGGTGGACCCGCTGATGGTCGTCGAGGACCCGCGCCAGCACAACGGCTACCAGTACGGCAACAACAGCCCGCTGACGGAGTCGGATCCCACCGGCGAAGCCCTCCCCGAGTGCCAGAGCGGCATGTACAAGTGCACCAACGGATCCAACCCGTACGACTACGGCTACAGCTACGAGAAGGAAGTCGCTGCCGCCGGCGGCACGCTCGACCGCGCCTACGTCGAGCGGAAGATCCGTAACAACTACGCCTGCCGGAAGGACCCCGGGTGCAAGCCCTCCAACCGTGGCTGGTCCGGTTCTTCGCCCAAGGTGGAGAAGAAGCCGGAAAAGAAGGGGTTCCTCGCCAGCGTGAAGTCCGGTGATTTCCGTGGTGCATGGAACGTCACTCTAGGGAGCTCGGACTGGTGGAGGCACAAGGGCGTAGATCTCGGAATCGGATTCGTAGCGGCTCTGGGAACTGCGGCTTGTATCGCATCAGTGGTGTGCGGCGGCGGATTGTTCTTGGTTGGATCGGCTGCGCTATTCACGGCTGGATTGGGTGCCCACATGGCAGTTGCGTCTGAAGAGGAGAGAGCTCAAGGGGCCACCCAGTTCCTTCTGCCCACTGCGAAAGCAGAGGTGATGGGGATGATCGGTGGGGCTACATTCGGCCGAGGGATCTTGTTTGGCCTGATACGCGGCCCCAAGCAAGGGATCGCTGGCGCCGGACTCACTACTCGAGGGGCTTCTGACCCGCTATTCGCCGGTCTCGCCAGGACCGACTTCGCAGGCATGAGGGGAAGGGTGGTCAACTACATGAAGAACCTCTTCTAGTTCGACTTTGAGGGGTTAGGCTCGGCTCATGTCACTGCCCGACGGTCCGTCGGGCAGTGACATTTCCCTATGTCATGGTCTCTTCGGGTTGCTGTGCTTCTGGCATGGTGCAGGCCAAGCCCCTCGAGATGCTGAGTGCGGCTTGGGGCGGATGGTTCGCTTGACTGCTGTCAATGGCTTTGGTCACCTGCTGTTGAAGGGGCTGATGAGGAGGATGGGCGTGGAGTTTGTCATCGAGTTAGTCGCCCTGGCTTTGGTCGGGTGGGCTGTCGGCGCTGCGGCGCGGGCCGTGATTTCTCGAAGGGCCGGTCGGCGGGCAGAGGTCGTTGCTGGCGGGACGATCGCCGCCGTCCCTTGCCGGTTGGCCTGGAAAGCCGGGAACGGGGCGCGGGGTTTCGTCTACGGAAAGTTGACCAGGGACGATAGTGGCGTTTGCTTTAAGCGGATTTCTCGGCGTCCCATTCGAGTACCCGAGGGTGGTCGGATCTCACGTAATCGCCATTGGCGGCCAGGGATGCAGCTCCTGCAGTATCGAACGCCGGAGGGGGAGGAGCTTCGATTCCTGTGCTACGACGCCGACTGTGACACTGTTAGCCAGTACCTGCGCGTTCCCAACCCCGCTGACTTTGACTAATGTTCGTCGTTCCGATCCTGGGGGAATGTACGTTGAAGGTTCGATTTGATCAACGGCTCCTTGTTCCCCGCCTCCGTTGGATCGGGCCGATCCATGACGGGACGGAGTGTATGGAAATCGGCACCCAGCTCGGCATACTCGCCCTCTATAGGTGCCGTTCGAGCGTCCCCTCCATCAGCTCGGCAGTGGGCGGGGTCCTTGAGGACTGGAAGGTTCGGCTCGATGGGCAGGATCTTGCTGAGATGCGGGGGTGCGCGCCGCCGGGCTATGCGATGAACCGCCAGGTCGCCCATGGCGTGCAAGGGGCGCTGCTCGACAGTTCAGTCGCAGTCGTCGGGGCGTCGTCGCTCTTCTCCTCCAAGCGGTCCGTAAAGTTCTCCTCCGCCGATTCCGCAATAGAATTCTGCGTCACATGGGGGAAGGTTTCGGTTCGAGATGGATTTGGAGAAGTGTTAGCGCGGAAGGACGTTTCCGCTTGGCACATGGACAGGGTTGACATGAGGGTGTTTGGCGCCATTGCTCTCGTGGAGGTGGCCGGGCTCGGTGCCATGCTCCGCAATCCGGTTCTCTCTGCGTTCTGATGCGGCCCGTGGCGGAACGGTCGTGACGGCAAGGCGGCGTGTCCCGCCAGGGGGACCTGGCGGGAAGGGAGAACCCAGGAGGGTCGTAGTCGTGCCGGAGCGCCGGACCGTCCTGCGGCGGAAGTCTTTCGTCGTCATGTCGGTGGTCTTCACCACGTTGCTCGGGGCGTTCGCCCTGGTGGCTTGGCTGAGCATGGCGGGGAACGGGCCCGACGAAGACGCGCTCAGCGTCATGGCCGCAATGCTGGGCGGGATGGCGTTCATCCGGAGGATCGCCGGGTCGCGCATCGTGCTCGACGAGAAGGGGGTGTCCGTGGTGAATCCGGTGTTCACCCATGACGTTCCCTACCGATATGTGGCCAAGGTCGAATCCGACGACGGAGGGACCCTGACCGTCACCACGACGCAGGCCGTCGAAATCGGCGCCTTCGGATTTTCCGGCTCCCTCATCGACCACTTCGTCGGCTCCACGGACCGGGCTGTGGCTCAGATCAACGCCAGACGCGCGGAGCGGCGAGATCTGAGGGGAAAGTCTCCCGTTGTCCGGCGCTACACACGAGCATGGGTGGCTGACATCTGCAGCGTTGCCATGCTCGTATGCATCGTCCTTACCGTAACCATGGGTAGTTGACCGCGGCCCGCCCGCCGGGGGAGAACGTGGCGGAAAGTCGACGCTGGTTGTGATCATGGTGCGGTATAGGCTGCTCGTGATGCCAGGTGATCTGCAGGGAGGCTACTCATGGAGTACGGCTCTGAGCGGGAGAACGGCGACGGTTCGGCTCCTTCTTCGTACAGCCGGGACATCAAAGAAGCGCGCCGCTCCATGCGCGAGGCGCTGCGCGCCGACCTTCCCGCCGCCCACTGGGGACTGGGGGTGACGGTCATCGCATTGATCGTCATTGCCAGTTTCTCAGGCCTGGGATGG
Coding sequences within:
- a CDS encoding RHS repeat domain-containing protein, which codes for MSPAPAKGAPRTGKAAVQLTDRSAAEKAGVQGLLLAVRPAGESVQGGPVKVSVDVSFIAGAFGGDWLSRARLVALPECALTTPERAECRTQTPLQTARDGDRAGLLSAEVALGGASAQGGARASAASGGPGGATVIAASAAPGGPAGTYAATSLAPSGKWAGGGSAGGFSWSYPIAVPDGLGGAKPTVSLAYSSQSVDGRTAATNNQASWVGEGWDYSPGFVERVFKPCAKDGQAESSEQCLAGHNAVLSLNGKSSPLVRNDATGDWRLEDDDASKVERLTGAANGDNNGEYWKVTTADGTQYYFGVGRKPGSTTAPPTNSAWTTPVYGNNAGEECHQSTFAASWCQQAWRWNLDFVVDPRGGVITHSYDTETNHYKRGASEATPKGDLTPYVRGGNLAKITYGSKLTDADTVKPTAQVVFGTSERCLPEKDGFDCAPAKLTKANATKWPDVPFDQNCASTGTCENYSATFWTTKRLTKITTQVLNAGGGYDDVDVYELKHEFPNPEDHTAPALWLASLTRTGHDGEVTLETKPITFTGALKNNRVDSSADNRPAMNRRRIVGITSETGQVIDVGYADPDCAPGAGLPSSKDANTTRCYPVYWNPDEKSPNDPTLDWFHKYVVTRVTELDPFGGSRPKETRYEYVGGAAWHRDDEELTEDKRRTWNQFRGYEQVITRTGTAPDAVSKTATFYLRGMDGDVKADGTKRTATFTGLTGSPVKDSNPFAGTVRETQTFASDGGELVTVAKKEPWLSAATATHSRGTKLPALTAQMQREGSSQEKKLRADKTWQTTSETVKYDDTYGMEISNLDRADGFPDTCTVTSYARNTAAWMLDRVSETIETRGSDCAATATEANTLSRNRTYYDGQPHGTLTGAGQVTSTEELDRFEAGQPKYSPKGSTTYDAYGRVTSATDAVGAKTTTAYEPAAPARATTVKVTNAKDWTTTTTLHPLRAVPVKTVDQNDRTTELTYDPLGRTTAVWLPGRARGASASKTFTYDLTNTAASSVTTRTLRANQSYATSIAIFDAFGQQVQVQSTPQNGAATTRLIADTYYDSHGRAFKTNESYVNATSDPVKTRFVPDENMVPSQNGTLYDGLGRPVAKTFSSKAIEQWRTTIAYPGADRTDTTPPKGETASSVLTDALGHTAERRKYKGTKPEGDFDATRYAYNTEGKLTGITDPAGNAWSYEFDLRGRQIRSVDPDKGAATVTYDDAGRPVSAVDARGTKVFTSYDVLGRPTSRNLNTADGTKLATYEYDTLLPGQPTASTSWVDGKPWRQETTSYDVGYRPTGTKLTVPAGEGDLTGTYTSETTYDPITGLERRTTLPAMGGLPKERLYTGRNDNGLPTSYGSDNDDYVNFTDYDEFGTVKRTTFGDDPRQVSFTQTRDPATGRLLNTQLKKQDSSTPVDITDYTYNPVGDVTSVTSTQGAARETQCFTHDYQRRLTQAWTDTGTTTTQPGPSVPGIGGCTNAAPQPGKIGGFAPYHQSFTYDVTGNRTSSTDHDPAGDTAKTVTTTHTYPAPGAPRPHAPTSTTKTTGTGPSVTKPTTYDAAGNTLTRPDATDTGQTLTWTPEGKLASATTAAGTSSYLYDANGNRLLRKDPGKTTLYLGSNELTLNTTANTVSGTRYYSTPGGTTIVRTSEGKLAYIAADHHNTGTTTVDATTLQVQRRATKPFGEDRGAGPATWPGERGFVGGTQDKSTGLTHLGAREYDPLIGRFISVDPLMVVEDPRQHNGYQYGNNSPLTESDPTGEALPECQSGMYKCTNGSNPYDYGYSYEKEVAAAGGTLDRAYVERKIRNNYACRKDPGCKPSNRGWSGSSPKVEKKPEKKGFLASVKSGDFRGAWNVTLGSSDWWRHKGVDLGIGFVAALGTAACIASVVCGGGLFLVGSAALFTAGLGAHMAVASEEERAQGATQFLLPTAKAEVMGMIGGATFGRGILFGLIRGPKQGIAGAGLTTRGASDPLFAGLARTDFAGMRGRVVNYMKNLF